The Sorex araneus isolate mSorAra2 chromosome 5, mSorAra2.pri, whole genome shotgun sequence genome has a segment encoding these proteins:
- the FAM151A gene encoding protein FAM151A, translating into MGCRNKWALIGGGSVVLVIALGLILGLTLQPGCQETCSPKGDMLDYLKELGHISRKDGLLVTWYHAANSRQEMEEALNSEAMVLEADVNIEGLNTANETGVPIMAHPPAIFSDNTLKQWLEAVLNTSKKGIKLDFKSIKAVGPSLDLLRELTAQGRIQRPVWINADIQKGPNVPISVEVNATQFLALVQEKYPEVTLSPGWTTLYLPSPQSQTYSRAMVENMQALVGPLPQRVTFPVRACMLRAAWPHFSWLLGQSERYSLTLWQAASDPVKLDDLLYIRDNSAPHQVYYDLFEPILSEFKKLALSTTRKRVYYTGGSLVPLLQAPGGDALEVQWLVPEIQGDTKTIRLPDEKGMILLTVTQQAPEGRAQGPTVITPDGASLPLENYLEQLDSHPRSWGVHIHIADAKALWPTVAVLARLSALGQLSLPVWVGATISHGSFATHATQGHVVGTELLRAVTEAFPDVTLAPRWPKEALDASYEEWALSDMLELCRGLRQPVSFQLDARLLSRSGAAGVVTRLLAASPRATVTVVLDTERGDSRALRAALQAARNVDRTRVYFRLPRALRQELLNEH; encoded by the exons ATGGGCTGCAGGAACAAGTGGGCCCTCATCGGCGGCGGCTCTGTGGTGCTGGTCATCGCCCTCGGACTCATCCTGGGCCTCACTCTGCAGCCAG GTTGCCAAGAGACCTGCAGCCCCAAGGGCGACATGCTGGACTACCTGAAGGAGCTGGGCCACATCAGCCGGAAGGACGGCCTGCTGGTCACCTGGTATCACGCGGCCAACAGCCGGCAGGAGATGGAGGAGGCTCTGAACA GCGAGGCCATGGTCCTGGAGGCCGACGTCAACATCGAAGGGCTCAACACAGCCAACGAGACCGGGGTCCCCATCATGGCACACCCCCCGGCCATCTTCAGCGACAACACCTTGAAGCAGTGGCTGGAGGCCGTGCTGAACACTTCGAAGAAGG GCATCAAGCTGGACTTCAAGAGCATCAAGGCGGTGGGCCCCTCCCTGGACCTCCTGCGGGAGCTGACAGCCCAGGGCCGGATCCAGAGGCCCGTGTGGATCAATGCTGACATCCAGAAGGGCCCCAACGTGCCCATCTCCGTGGAGGTCAACGCCACCCA GTTCCTGGCCTTGGTCCAGGAGAAGTACCCCGAGGTCACCCTGTCTCCGGGCTGGACCACCCTGTACCTGCCCTCGCCCCAGAGCCAGACCTACAGCCGAGCCATGGTGGAGAACATGCAGGCGCTGGTGGGCCCGCTGCCCCAGAGGGTCACCTTCCCCGTGAGGGCCTGCATGCTGCGCGCCGCCTGGCCACACTTCAGCTGGCTGCTGGGCCAGTCCGAGAG GTACAGCCTGACGCTGTGGCAGGCGGCCTCGGACCCCGTGAAGCTGGATGACCTCCTGTACATCCGGGACAACTCTGCCCCGCACCAAGTGTACTACGACCTCTTCGAGCCCATCCTGTCTGAGTTCAAGAAGCTAGCCC TGAGCACCACACGGAAGCGCGTCTACTACACGGGGGGCAGCCTGGTCCCTCTCCTCCAGGCCCCCGGGGGCGACGCTCTGGAGGTCCAGTGGCTGGTTCCTGAAATCCAGGGCGACACAAAGACCATCCGGCTCCCAG ACGAGAAAGGCATGATCCTGCTGACCGTCACCCAGCAGGCGCccgagggcagggcccaggggcccacGGTGATCACCCCGGACGGCGCCAGCCTGCCGCTGGAGAACTACCTGGAGCAGCTCGACTCCCACCCCAGGTCCTGGGGCGTCCACATACACATCGCAGACGCCAAGGCGCTGTGGCCGACCGTGGCCGTGCTGGCCCGCCTGTCCGCCCTGGGCCAGCTgtctctgcccgtgtgggtgggcGCCACCATCTCCCACGGGAGCTTTGCCACCCATGCCACCCAGGGCCACGTGGTTGGCACGGAGCTGCTCAGGGCTGTGACCGAGGCCTTCCCCGACGTGACCTTGGCGCCCAGATGGCCGAAGGAGGCACTGGACGCCAGCTACGAGGAGTGGGCGCTCTCGGACATGCTGGAGCTGTGCCGGGGCCTCCGGCAGCCCGTGTCCTTCCAGCTGGACGCCAGGCTGCTGAGCCGGAGCGGGGCTGCTGGCGTCGTGACCAGGCTGCTGGCGGCCTCCCCGCGGGCCACCGTCACGGTGGTGCTGGACACCGAGCGAGGGGACAGCAGAGCACTGCGGGCGGCGCTGCAGGCGGCCAGGAATGTGGACAGGACTCGAGTCTACTTCAGGCTGCCCCGGGCTCTCCGCCAGGAATTGCTGAATGAACACTGA